A DNA window from Daucus carota subsp. sativus chromosome 3, DH1 v3.0, whole genome shotgun sequence contains the following coding sequences:
- the LOC108213516 gene encoding probable clathrin assembly protein At4g32285, whose amino-acid sequence MAPTTIRKAIGAVKDQTSIGIAKVVGNVAPDLEVLIVKATSHDDEPADDKYIREILNLTSHSKGYVDACVFAISKRLSKTHDWIVAIKALMLVQKLLVDGTPLFGEEMMHASRKGTRVLNMSGFRDEAHAYSWDHAGFVKSYALYLDQKIEFSVYDRRMSGLDDKYSEFRVEYGHGGNNRPRAYGDLDEPVVRGVREKGTPLREMKTEKVSQRLNQLLRLLDRFLACRPNGAAKDSKIILVAVYSLVKESFKLYADLCEVLHILLDRYSDMEYEGCLKSFDTYVGAAKMIDELVGFYSWCKDTGIARSTEYPELQEISDKLMEKLEGFLRERAIRGNSREKPMEVNTSVIQKEKLPDFSEIKALPPLKDYDLSMPQAQPKPQAQQITEDLVNIKDNAMSVEVQGNKLALALFSEAPPINADGSWEVFPSDGGPDMTSAWQTPAAEMGKADWELTLVETASNLSKQKADMGGGIDSLLLSGMYDQGAVKQHNSNAQLNVGSASSVTLPGTGKGSTPALALPAPDGTVQTVGNQDPFAASLVVPPPSYVQMADMEMKQHLLVQEQRLWQQYANNGMQGQVGSANVTGGTHGCYITGQPGGYNYHSPY is encoded by the coding sequence ATGGCTCCCACAACGATCCGAAAGGCAATTGGAGCAGTTAAAGATCAAACAAGCATCGGCATTGCAAAAGTTGTTGGTAATGTTGCACCAGACCTCGAGGTTTTGATCGTCAAGGCAACTAGCCATGATGATGAGCCTGCTGATGATAAGTATATACGGGAGATTTTGAATCTCACATCTCACTCTAAAGGATATGTTGATGCTTGTGTGTTTGCTATTTCTAAGAGGTTAAGCAAAACGCATGATTGGATTGTGGCAATTAAAGCCCTGATGCTTGTACAGAAGTTGTTGGTTGATGGGACTCCATTGTTTGGGGAAGAAATGATGCATGCAAGTCGAAAGGGGACAAGGGTGTTGAATATGTCAGGTTTTCGTGATGAAGCACATGCATATTCTTGGGATCATGCAGGCTTTGTCAAGAGCTATGCTTTATACCTAGATCAGAAGATTGAATTTTCTGTTTACGACAGAAGAATGAGTGGTCTGGATGATAAGTATTCAGAGTTTAGAGTGGAATATGGTCATGGAGGGAACAATCGGCCAAGAGCTTATGGTGATCTGGATGAACCTGTGGTGCGTGGAGTTAGGGAGAAAGGGACACCACTTAGGGAAATGAAGACAGAGAAGGTTTCGCAGAGGTTAAATCAGTTGCTTCGGCTTCTTGATCGGTTTTTAGCTTGTAGACCAAATGGGGCTGCAAAGGATAGCAAGATTATACTTGTTGCAGTATATTCACTTGTGAAGGAGAGTTTTAAGCTTTATGCTGATTTATGTGAGGTGCTGCACATCTTGCTAGACAGGTATTCTGATATGGAATATGAAGGTTGTCTCAAAAGTTTTGATACTTATGTCGGAGCTGCAAAAATGATTGATGAGCTTGTGGGGTTCTATAGTTGGTGTAAGGATACAGGAATCGCAAGATCTACAGAGTACCCTGAGCTGCAAGAGATTTCTGATAAACTAATGGAGAAACTTGAGGGGTTCTTGAGGGAAAGGGCAATAAGGGGAAACAGCAGAGAGAAGCCCATGGAAGTTAATACATCCGTAATACAGAAGGAGAAGTTACCTGATTTCAGTGAAATAAAAGCACTCCCTCCGCTGAAGGACTATGATTTATCCATGCCTCAGGCCCAGCCAAAGCCACAGGCTCAACAGATAACTGAAGACCTAGTTAATATAAAGGATAATGCAATGTCAGTTGAAGTTCAAGGCAACAAATTGGCATTAGCTTTGTTTTCTGAAGCTCCTCCCATAAATGCAGATGGTTCGTGGGAAGTGTTCCCATCAGATGGAGGGCCTGACATGACTTCAGCTTGGCAAACACCGGCTGCTGAGATGGGTAAGGCTGATTGGGAGCTGACCTTGGTGGAGACAGCTAGCAATCTTTCTAAGCAAAAGGCTGACATGGGAGGGGGTATAGATTCACTATTGTTGAGTGGCATGTATGATCAAGGTGCAGTGAAACAGCATAATAGTAATGCTCAGCTAAATGTTGGGAGTGCGAGCAGTGTGACACTGCCTGGAACAGGCAAAGGCTCAACACCAGCACTGGCACTGCCTGCGCCTGATGGAACAGTTCAAACAGTTGGAAATCAAGATCCTTTTGCAGCATCACTTGTGGTTCCGCCGCCATCTTATGTTCAGATGGCAGACATGGAGATGAAGCAGCATTTGCTTGTGCAGGAACAACGGCTTTGGCAGCAGTATGCAAACAACGGGATGCAAGGCCAAGTGGGTTCAGCTAATGTTACAGGTGGAACTCATGGTTGCTACATTACAGGGCAGCCAGGAGGGTATAATTATCACTCTCCTTACTAA
- the LOC108211749 gene encoding uncharacterized protein LOC108211749 isoform X2 — MSDDFWSTSTYDLDNSALQSQRSLSSLSISNQSLTGSTSNNSEFVNHGYLRWKQTRLQWTEPKSSESKAKKKDPVLSWNATYESLLGTNKRFYKPIPLSEMVEFLVEIWEQEGLYD; from the exons ATGTCAGATGATTTTTGGAGCACCAGCACATATGATCTTGATAACAGTGCACTTCAGTCTCAGAGAAGCTTATCATCTCTCAGTATCTCAAATCAAAGTCTCACCGGCAGCACTAGCAATAATTCTGAATTCGTAAATCATG GGTACCTTCGGTGGAAGCAGACGAGGCTTCAATGGACCGAGCCCAAAAGTTCGGAGAGTAAAGCAAAAAAGAAGGATCCTGTTTTAAG TTGGAATGCAACATATGAGAGCTTGCTCGGGACTAACAAAAGGTTCTATAAGCCGATTCCTCTTTCT GAAATGGTTGAGTTTTTAGTGGAGATATGGGAACAAGAAGGCTTATATGATTGA
- the LOC108211535 gene encoding deoxyhypusine hydroxylase translates to MESLENSSFKVSSEMEKLLCERLLDENQPISERFRALFSLRNLKGPLPRNALIQATRDSSNLLAHEAAFALGQMQDVEAIPALENVLNDMSLHPIVRHEAAEALGAIGLRSNIPLLQNSLDWDPAQEVRETCELALSRIEGLPNHSESIESSTIGASPFLSVDPAAASSGSSVHQLREVLLNEDKKMYERYSALFGLRNHGGDEAIAAIVKALGANSALLRHEVAYVLGQLQNKSATDALSGVLKDVNEHPMVRHEAAEALGSIADGQCIALLEQFAKDPEPIVSQSCEVALSMLEFEKEGKSFEYLFMQTPQMPQAF, encoded by the exons ATGGAATCTTTGGAAAATTCAAGCTTCAAAGTGTCCTCAGAGATGGAGAAACTGCTTTGTGAGAGGCTTTTAGATGAGAATCAACCAATTTCTGAGCGTTTTAGAGCACTCTTTTCTCTCCGGAATCTTAAAGGCCCTTTACCCAGAAACGCCCTTATTCAAG CAACAAGGGATTCTTCAAATCTACTGGCACATGAGGCTGCATTTGCCCTAGGTCAAATGCAAGATGTAGAAGCTATCCCTGCTCTGGAGAATGTTCTCAATGACATGTCATTGCATCCTATTGTACGCCATGAG GCTGCTGAAGCTCTTGGGGCTATTGGTTTGCGGAGCAATATTCCACTTCTGCAGAACAGTTTAGATTGGGATCCAGCTCAAGAAGTCCGAGAGACATGTGAATTGGCTCTTAGTCGGATCGAAGGATTGCCCAATCATAGTGAAAGTATTGAATCATCCACTATTGGAGCATCGCCCTTTCTATCAGTTGATCCAGCGGCCGCTTCTTCTGGTTCTTCTGTACATCAATTAAG GGAAGTTCTTTTAAATGAAGACAAGAAAATGTATGAGCGGTATTCAGCACTTTTTGGCCTTCGAAATCATGGTGGGGATGAAGCAATAGCTGCTATTGTCAAAGCTCTAGGTGCAAATAGTGCTCTTCTTCGACACGAG GTTGCTTACGTCTTGGGCCAACTACAAAACAAAAGTGCTACAGATGCGCTTTCCGGTGTACTTAAGGATGTTAATGAGCATCCGATGGTTAGGCATGAAGCAGCTGAAGCTCTCGGTTCTATAGCAG ATGGTCAATGTATAGCTCTTTTAGAGCAATTTGCAAAAGATCCAGAGCCTATTGTTTCACAGAGCTGTGAAGTTGCTCTCAGCATGCTGGAGTTTGAAAAGGAGGGGAAATCATTTGAG
- the LOC108211154 gene encoding small ribosomal subunit protein uS8my gives MGRRILNEALRKIVNAEKRGFANTHLQPVSNVTSSFLNIMKYRGYIKDFQVHDPQRVKNITVDLLGRVNDCRVLTYRQDIKARDIENYRLRTLPTRQWGYVVISTPNGLLDHEEAIRQQVGGQVIGFFY, from the exons ATGGGAAGGAGAATACTGAACGAAGCACTGAGGAAGATAGTGAATGCTGAGAAGAGAGGGTTTGCAAATACACATCTTCAGCCTGTATCTAATGTCACCTCTTCTTTCCTCAACATCATGAAATACcgag GGTACATTAAAGATTTTCAAGTACATGATCCTCAGAGAGTGAAAAACATTACTGTTGATCTGCTAGGCAGAGTTAATGATTGTAGGGTTCTTACTTATCGACAAGACATCAAGGCTCGGGATATTGAGAACTATAGATTGCGCACCCTTCCAACGCGTCAG TGGGGCTATGTTGTAATATCGACGCCAAATGGACTTCTAGACCATGAAGAAGCAATTCGACAGCAAGTAGGTGGTCAAGTTATTGGGTTCTTTTATTGA
- the LOC108215452 gene encoding methyl-CpG-binding domain-containing protein 11, producing MASSVEKKEQVVSMELPAPSGWIKKFMPKQGKTPKKNEIIFTAPTGEEISNKKQLERYLKSHPGGPRMSEFDWGTGETPRRSARISEKAIETPPPPESDPPKKRSRKSTAMDDEKESEVAAEEMVKEVVMEETEKVETDNVAAQTEDISKEKKDENKDEPLDDEKTGHEAKKDETQGTAKDVEKDSQNTDDKTVHTPAEHAEPKEDIKQLDDAGGIKTDSVADFEKVPDVTEISKTDAEQLQEGAQLPEAVEKTPMEAHTEAGTGNQEKHNPSMEGNIEHPDFYSKAAEGNDAMGKVAEGEVTENGSNGKAGEAQP from the exons ATGGCAAGCTCGGTCGAGAAGaaagaacaagttgtttcaatgGAACTTCCTGCCCCTTCTGGCTGGATAAAAAAG TTCATGCCCAAGCAAGGAAAGACACCGAAGAAGAATGAGATCATATTCACTGCCCCAACAGGCGAAGAGATCTCTAACAAGAAGCAGTTGGAAAGGTATCTGAAATCGCACCCTGGTGGTCCAAGAATGTCGGAGTTTGATTGGGGAACAGGCGAAACGCCTAGAAGATCAGCAAGAATCAGTGAGAAGGCAATAGAAACCCCACCACCACCAGAGAGTGATCCTCCCAAGAAGAGGAGCAGAAAATCTACTGCAATGGATGATGAAAAAGAGAGCGAGGTTGCTGCTGAGGAGATGGTGAAAGAAGTTGTAATGGAAGAAACTGAAAAGGTTGAGACGGATAATGTAGCAGCACAAACTGAAGACATTTCGAAGGAAAAGAAAGATGAAAATAAAGATGAGCCATTAGATGATGAGAAGACTGGTCACGAGGCCAAAAAAGATGAAACACAAGGTACAGCCAAGGATGTTGAGAAGGACAGTCAAAACACTGATGACAAGACAGTGCATACTCCTGCAGAACACGCTGAACCCAAGGAAGATATCAAACAGCTCGATGATGCTGGAGGTATCAAGACTGATTCAGTAGCAGACTTTGAGAAAGTACCTGATGTGACTGAAATATCCAAAACTGATGCAGAACAACTGCAGGAGGGAGCACAATTACCAGAGGCTGTGGAGAAAACACCAATGGAGGCACACACAGAGGCTGGCACTGGGAACCAGGAGAAACACAACCCCAGTATGGAGGGAAATATTGAGCACCCTGACTTTTACTCTAAAGCTGCAGAAGGAAACGATGCAATGGGCAAGGTGGCTGAGGGAGAAGTCACAGAGAATGGAAGCAATGGCAAAGCCGGAGAAGCCCAGCCTTGA
- the LOC108214586 gene encoding long chain base biosynthesis protein 1 isoform X2: MDATQIAIWNTTTEAVMNMVKSASDWITFAIDAPSARTVVFGVHIGGHLFVEGLLFVVILFLLSQKSYKPPKRPLTDKEIDELCDEWVPESLIPPITEDMKCEPPVLESAAGTHTVINGKEVVNFASANYLGIIGHEKLLESCTTSLEKYGVGSCGPRGFYGTIDVHLDCEAKIAKFLGTPDSILYSYGLSTMFSAIPAFCKKGDIVIADEGVNWGIQNGLFLSRSTIIYFKHNNMESLQNTLEKVTRDNKRAKKLRRYIVVEAVYQNSGQIAPLEEIIRLKEKYLFRVLLDESNSIGVLGSSGRGLTEHCRVPIEKIDIVMAAMGNALATEGGFCTGSTRVIDHQVWGNISIPTSSRKTPQ, from the exons ATGGATGCAACCCAAATTGCAATATGGAATACAACGACAGAAGCTGTAATGAATATGGTAAAATCTGCATCCGACTGGATAACATTTGCAATCGATGCTCCTTCTGCTCGAACCGTAGTTTTTGGAGTGCACATTGGAG GGCATCTTTTTGTGGAGGGTCTTCTCTTTGTAGTTATTCTCTTCCTACTTTCCCAGAAAAGTTATAAGCCACCCAAACGACCATTAACAGATAAG GAAATTGATGAGCTGTGTGATGAATGGGTTCCCGAATCCCTCATTCCACCTATAACCGAAGATATGAAATGTGAGCCACCTGTTCTGGAAAG TGCTGCAGGGACACATACAGTGATCAATGGTAAAGAGGTCGTGAATTTTGCTTCTGCAAATTACCTTGGAATTATCGGGCATGAAAAGTTACTT GAATCTTGTACTACATCACTAGAGAAATATGGTGTTGGTTCTTGCGGTCCTCGTGGCTTTTATGGAACAATCG ATGTTCACCTTGATTGTGAGGCCAAAATAGCCAAGTTTTTAGGAACTCCAGATTCCATATTATACTCATATGGACTTTCCACCATGTTCAGTGCAATTCCAGCATTTTGTAAGAAAGGAGACATCGTGATTGC TGATGAAGGTGTCAACTGGGGAATACAAAATGGCCTATTCCTTTCTAGAAGTACTATAATATACTTTAAGCATAATAACATGGAGTCTTTACAAAATACTCTCGAAAAAGTAACTCGTGATAATAAGAGAGCAAAGAAGCTAAGGCGCTACATTGTGGTCGAAGCTGTATATCAG AATTCTGGTCAAATTGCTCCACTAGAAGAAATCATCAGgctcaaagaaaaatatttattccgTGTATTGTTGGATGAGAGCAACTCAATTGGTGTGCTTGGTAGTTCTGGTAGAGGTTTAACTGAACATTGCAGGGTTCCG ATTGAGAAGATAGATATAGTGATGGCTGCCATGGGAAATGCTTTGGCTACGGAAGGCGGATTCTGCACAGGGAGTACTAGAGTTATTGACCACCAAGTATGGGGAAATATTTCTATACCCACTTCCTCTAGAAAAA CGCCTCAGTAG
- the LOC108211749 gene encoding uncharacterized protein LOC108211749 isoform X1, producing MICHRSFTDWINHFLDCMGSCFGCCKKSKPVTAVDEPSKGLIIEGETVKKTGMSDDFWSTSTYDLDNSALQSQRSLSSLSISNQSLTGSTSNNSEFVNHGYLRWKQTRLQWTEPKSSESKAKKKDPVLSWNATYESLLGTNKRFYKPIPLSEMVEFLVEIWEQEGLYD from the exons ATGATTTGCCATCGTTCTTTCACTGATTGGATCAATCATTTTCTTGATTGTATGGG AAGTTGTTTTGGTTGCTGTAAAAAATCTAAACCAGTTACTGCTGTGGATGAACCATCAAAGGGTCTGATTATTGAGGGTGAGACAGTAAAAAAGACTGGTATGTCAGATGATTTTTGGAGCACCAGCACATATGATCTTGATAACAGTGCACTTCAGTCTCAGAGAAGCTTATCATCTCTCAGTATCTCAAATCAAAGTCTCACCGGCAGCACTAGCAATAATTCTGAATTCGTAAATCATG GGTACCTTCGGTGGAAGCAGACGAGGCTTCAATGGACCGAGCCCAAAAGTTCGGAGAGTAAAGCAAAAAAGAAGGATCCTGTTTTAAG TTGGAATGCAACATATGAGAGCTTGCTCGGGACTAACAAAAGGTTCTATAAGCCGATTCCTCTTTCT GAAATGGTTGAGTTTTTAGTGGAGATATGGGAACAAGAAGGCTTATATGATTGA
- the LOC108214586 gene encoding long chain base biosynthesis protein 1 isoform X1, giving the protein MDATQIAIWNTTTEAVMNMVKSASDWITFAIDAPSARTVVFGVHIGGHLFVEGLLFVVILFLLSQKSYKPPKRPLTDKEIDELCDEWVPESLIPPITEDMKCEPPVLESAAGTHTVINGKEVVNFASANYLGIIGHEKLLESCTTSLEKYGVGSCGPRGFYGTIDVHLDCEAKIAKFLGTPDSILYSYGLSTMFSAIPAFCKKGDIVIADEGVNWGIQNGLFLSRSTIIYFKHNNMESLQNTLEKVTRDNKRAKKLRRYIVVEAVYQNSGQIAPLEEIIRLKEKYLFRVLLDESNSIGVLGSSGRGLTEHCRVPIEKIDIVMAAMGNALATEGGFCTGSTRVIDHQRLSSSGYVFSASLPPYLASAAITAINILEDSPQLITNLKKNISILHKGLSDIRGLEIASDKESPIVYLRLRKSTGSLKSDQQLLEDVVERLLKEENIFVTTSKRSTLDKCNLPTGIKYFVSAGHTESDLTKAYESMKRVAAKVLDGGD; this is encoded by the exons ATGGATGCAACCCAAATTGCAATATGGAATACAACGACAGAAGCTGTAATGAATATGGTAAAATCTGCATCCGACTGGATAACATTTGCAATCGATGCTCCTTCTGCTCGAACCGTAGTTTTTGGAGTGCACATTGGAG GGCATCTTTTTGTGGAGGGTCTTCTCTTTGTAGTTATTCTCTTCCTACTTTCCCAGAAAAGTTATAAGCCACCCAAACGACCATTAACAGATAAG GAAATTGATGAGCTGTGTGATGAATGGGTTCCCGAATCCCTCATTCCACCTATAACCGAAGATATGAAATGTGAGCCACCTGTTCTGGAAAG TGCTGCAGGGACACATACAGTGATCAATGGTAAAGAGGTCGTGAATTTTGCTTCTGCAAATTACCTTGGAATTATCGGGCATGAAAAGTTACTT GAATCTTGTACTACATCACTAGAGAAATATGGTGTTGGTTCTTGCGGTCCTCGTGGCTTTTATGGAACAATCG ATGTTCACCTTGATTGTGAGGCCAAAATAGCCAAGTTTTTAGGAACTCCAGATTCCATATTATACTCATATGGACTTTCCACCATGTTCAGTGCAATTCCAGCATTTTGTAAGAAAGGAGACATCGTGATTGC TGATGAAGGTGTCAACTGGGGAATACAAAATGGCCTATTCCTTTCTAGAAGTACTATAATATACTTTAAGCATAATAACATGGAGTCTTTACAAAATACTCTCGAAAAAGTAACTCGTGATAATAAGAGAGCAAAGAAGCTAAGGCGCTACATTGTGGTCGAAGCTGTATATCAG AATTCTGGTCAAATTGCTCCACTAGAAGAAATCATCAGgctcaaagaaaaatatttattccgTGTATTGTTGGATGAGAGCAACTCAATTGGTGTGCTTGGTAGTTCTGGTAGAGGTTTAACTGAACATTGCAGGGTTCCG ATTGAGAAGATAGATATAGTGATGGCTGCCATGGGAAATGCTTTGGCTACGGAAGGCGGATTCTGCACAGGGAGTACTAGAGTTATTGACCACCAA CGCCTCAGTAGTTCTGGCTATGTCTTCTCAGCTTCGTTGCCCCCGTACCTAGCTAGTGCTGCAATCACTGCTATTAATATTCTGGAAGACAGTCCTCAACTGATTACGAAcctaaagaaaaatataagcatACTGCACAAAG GACTATCAGATATAAGGGGTCTTGAAATTGCCAGTGATAAAGAGTCTCCCATTGTTTATCTCAGGCTAAGAAAATCAACTGGTTCACTTAAGAGTGACCAACAATTGCTTGAAGATGTTGTTGAACGC TTATTGAAGGAAGAGAATATCTTTGTAACAACTTCGAAAAGATCTACACTTGATAAATGCAATTTGCCTACTGGGATTAAATATTTCGTCTCTGCTGGTCACACTGAATCTGATCTAACAAAAGCATATGAATCAATGAAGAGGGTGGCAGCGAAAGTCTTAGATGGTGGTGACTAA